Proteins found in one Loxodonta africana isolate mLoxAfr1 chromosome 21, mLoxAfr1.hap2, whole genome shotgun sequence genomic segment:
- the ACSF3 gene encoding malonate--CoA ligase ACSF3, mitochondrial isoform X4 — MRPRAGCSPSRGSVERTAPPRRDVEGEVCQCMEGGQRRLTHGSCSEDDTEAVEVSEVLCQSSLEHQPQKLRRSTVSAMHPLMTLPLRRLAWGWVSGWPASLRPRGQRLLHTASAARPDSSAPVFTRALAFGDRTALVDQHGHHTYRDLYQRSLRLSQEICRLRACTSGDLGEERVSFMCSNDASYVVAQWASWMSGGIAVPLHSKHPATQLEYFIQDSRSSVVVAGPGHLELLGPVASRLGVPLLPLLPDVYTGAADGLVEGEAPARNWKERGWKERGAMIVYTSGTTGRPKGVLSSHGNVSSMVTGLVDKWAWTPDDVILHVLPLHHVHGMVNKLLCPLWVGATCVMLPKFSAEQVWEKFLSSETPRVNLFMAVPTIYSKLIDYYDKRFTQPHVQDYVRAVCKEKIRLMVSGSAALPLPVLEKWRDITGHTLLERYGMTEIGMALSNPLTAARLPGSVGTPLPGVEVRIVSESPQRDAHSYAVHAEGNERETKVTPGFEEKEGELLVRGPSVFREYWDKPEETKNAFTPDGWFKTDLS, encoded by the exons ATGCGGCCCCGGGCGGGTTGTTCACCTTCACGGGGCTCAGTGGAGAGGACAGCACCGCCTCGCAGGGACGTTGAAGGGGAAGTGTGTCAATGCATGGAAGGCGGGCAGCGTAGACTGACCCACGGCAGTTGTTCAGAAGATGACACTGAGGCCGTTGAAGTTAGTGAGGTCCTCTGTCAATCATCCTTAGAG CACCAGCCCCAAAAGTTGAGGAGGAGCACTGTCAGCGCAATGCACCCCCTCATGACGCTGCCACTTCGGCGCCTGGCATGGGGCTGGGTCTCTGGCTGGCCGGCTTCTCTGAGGCCCAGAGGACAAAGACTTCTGCACACTGCCTCGGCTGCCCGCCCTGACAGCAGTGCCCCGGTGTTCACCCGAGCCCTGGCCTTTGGGGACAGGACAGCCCTTGTGGACCAGCATGGCCACCACACGTACCGGGACCTGTACCAGCGGAGCCTGCGCCTGTCCCAGGAGATCTGCAGGCTCCGCGCATGTACCAGTGGCGACCTGGGCGAGGAGCGGGTCTCCTTCATGTGCTCCAATGATGCCTCCTACGTCGTGGCTCAGTGGGCCTCGTGGATGAGCGGCGGCATTGCAGTCCCACTGCACAGCAAGCACCCTGCGACCCAGCTGGAGTACTTCATCCAAGACTCCAGGAGCTCCGTGGTGGTGGCTGGCCCGGGGCACCTAGAGCTCCTGGGCCCCGTGGCCAGCAGGCTGGGGGTCCCCCTGTTGCCGCTTCTCCCCGATGTCTACACTGGGGCAGCAGATGGCCTGGTGGAAGGAGAGGCACCAGCACGCAACTGGAAGGAGCGGGGCTGGAAGGAGCGGGGCGCCATGATCGTTTACACAAGTGGCACCACAGGCCGGCCCAAGGGCGTCCTGAGCAGTCATGGCAATGTCAGCTCCATG GTGACAGGGTTGGTGGACAAGTGGGCATGGACACCGGACGATGTCATCCTGCATGTACTCCCGCTGCACCATGTCCACGGCATGGTCAACAAGCTGCTGTGCCCGCTCTGGGTGGGTGCAACCTGCGTGATGCTGCCCAAGTTCAGTGCGGAGCAG GTTTGGGAAAAGTTCTTGAGTTCTGAAACTCCGCGGGTCAACCTGTTCATGGCAGTGCCCACAATCTACTCCAAGCTGATAGACTATTACGACAAGCGCTTCACCCAGCCTCACGTCCAGGACTATGTGCGTGCAGTCTGTAAGGAGAAAATCAG GCTGATGGTGTCAGGCTCCGCCGCGCTGCCCCTCCCAGTGCTGGAGAAGTGGAGGGACATCACGGGCCACACACTGCTGGAGAGATACGGCATGACAGAGATTGGCATGGCCCTGTCCAACCCCCTGACCGCAGCCCGCCTGCCAG GTTCTGTGGGGACCCCTCTGCCAGGAGTGGAGGTGCGTATTGTCTCAGAGAGCCCACAGAGGGATGCCCACTCCTATGCCGTGCATGCAGAGGGAAACGAGAGGGAGACCAAG